In Photobacterium sp. TLY01, the following proteins share a genomic window:
- a CDS encoding transporter substrate-binding domain-containing protein → MIQKLTGCRDVWSAWMRWFGVGLSFFCTFSVMAAPDSQVIVVGADHNYPPYEFINEDGEPDGYNTELTLAIAELMGIHIEIRMGAWDEIRRQFDQGEIDIVQGMIQSSARQARYSFSPPHAIVHQSVFARKGSPFVASLADLAGKSVIVQRSGAMHDYLSNQQPGANLVLVDSHADGLRLLASGQHDYALVANLPGLYTGKALELSNIIPAGKPFGAQHYGYAVQKGHEDLLAQFSEGLAILKNTGRQQAIYDKWLGPLETPGISWKKLGMAAATVSALLLLVLGGIMIWNRALSREVARRTKTQQLQQQQLIQADKMTSLGILVSGMAHEINNPSSLLLLNLPILKEAYQDAEDILDAHYQQYGDFTLGGLAYSRMREEIPSMLDDMQSGTQRIRRIVDDLRDFARQEPSALNEVVDLNQVTAAAIRLVDSTLSASTHHFSVEYGDPLPCFEGNGQRIEQVIINLIINACQALTSQTQSIRVTTGFSPADNLLILEICDQGQGIDPEHLPHLSDPFFTTKREQGGTGLGLSISFSIVSEHGGTLNYESRRQQGTCVTLSLPALKGTIAS, encoded by the coding sequence ATGATCCAAAAGCTGACAGGCTGTCGTGACGTATGGAGTGCCTGGATGCGATGGTTCGGTGTCGGACTGTCTTTCTTCTGCACCTTTAGTGTGATGGCTGCACCAGACAGCCAGGTCATTGTTGTCGGCGCGGATCACAATTACCCGCCTTATGAATTCATCAATGAAGACGGTGAGCCGGATGGCTACAACACCGAGCTGACCCTGGCGATTGCTGAACTGATGGGCATCCATATCGAGATCAGAATGGGGGCATGGGATGAGATCCGCCGTCAGTTTGATCAGGGCGAGATTGATATTGTCCAGGGCATGATCCAGTCCAGTGCCCGGCAGGCGAGATACAGTTTTTCGCCGCCTCACGCCATCGTGCACCAGTCGGTGTTTGCCCGAAAGGGGAGCCCCTTCGTCGCCAGTCTTGCGGATCTGGCGGGCAAATCTGTGATTGTTCAGCGCAGCGGGGCGATGCACGATTATCTGAGCAACCAGCAGCCGGGGGCAAACCTGGTGCTGGTGGACTCTCACGCCGACGGATTGCGCTTGCTGGCCTCCGGTCAGCACGACTACGCGCTGGTGGCGAACTTGCCGGGTTTGTATACCGGCAAGGCGCTGGAGTTGTCGAATATCATTCCGGCCGGAAAACCTTTCGGTGCCCAGCATTACGGTTATGCGGTGCAAAAAGGCCATGAAGATTTACTGGCCCAGTTCAGCGAAGGGCTGGCGATTTTGAAAAATACCGGCCGCCAGCAGGCGATTTACGATAAATGGCTGGGTCCGCTGGAAACGCCGGGGATCAGCTGGAAGAAACTGGGTATGGCGGCGGCCACCGTGTCTGCCCTTCTGTTGCTGGTGCTGGGGGGAATCATGATCTGGAACCGGGCACTGAGCCGGGAAGTGGCCCGGCGGACCAAAACGCAGCAGCTCCAGCAACAGCAACTGATTCAGGCCGATAAAATGACTTCGCTGGGTATTTTAGTGTCTGGCATGGCCCATGAAATTAATAATCCCAGTAGTCTGTTGCTGCTGAATTTACCCATTCTCAAAGAGGCGTATCAGGACGCGGAAGACATTCTGGACGCCCATTACCAGCAGTATGGTGATTTCACCTTAGGCGGGCTGGCCTACAGCCGGATGCGGGAGGAAATTCCCTCCATGCTGGATGATATGCAGTCAGGGACGCAGCGGATCCGCCGCATTGTCGATGACCTGAGGGATTTTGCCCGTCAGGAACCCAGCGCGCTGAATGAGGTGGTGGATCTCAATCAGGTCACGGCTGCGGCCATTCGTTTGGTCGACAGCACCCTATCGGCATCGACTCATCACTTTTCGGTTGAATACGGCGATCCGCTGCCGTGTTTTGAAGGCAACGGCCAGCGCATTGAGCAAGTGATTATCAACCTGATCATCAATGCCTGCCAGGCGCTGACCTCGCAAACGCAAAGCATCAGGGTGACGACGGGTTTCAGCCCGGCTGACAATTTGCTAATCCTGGAAATCTGCGATCAGGGGCAGGGTATCGACCCAGAGCACCTGCCGCACCTGAGTGATCCTTTTTTTACCACCAAGCGTGAGCAGGGCGGGACGGGCTTAGGGCTGTCGATCTCATTCAGCATTGTGAGTGAACATGGCGGCACCTTGAACTATGAATCCAGACGACAACAAGGCACCTGCGTGACACTTTCGCTGCCGGCCTTGAAAGGGACAATTGCTTCATGA
- the aspA gene encoding aspartate ammonia-lyase, whose product MLDTVQQVRIEEDLLGQREIPASAYYGIHSLRAYENFNISSMRISDVPEFVRGMVFTKKAAARANMELGSIPSEVGKYIIQACDLILETGKCMDQFISDVYQGGAGTSVNMNTNEVIANIALELKGHAKGEYHIINPNDHVNKSQSTNCAYPTGFRVAVYNSIIKLVGSIEHLQAAFDAKSEEFSDVLKMGRTQLQDAVPMTVGQEFHAFSVLLKEEIKNLKYSAALLLEVNLGATAIGTGLNAPAGYQELAVKYLAEATGLDCVPAEDLIEATSDCGAYVTVHGALKRLAVKMSKVCNDLRLLSSGPRAGLNEINLPEMQAGSSIMPAKVNPVIPEVVNQVCFKVIGNDTTVTFAAEAGQLQLNVMEPVIGQAIFESIELLSNACINLADKCISGIKVNRQICEDYVFNSIGIVTYLNPYIGHHEGDIVGKICAETGRSVKEVAMERGLLSEEELNDIFSAQNLMRPTYKAKLYS is encoded by the coding sequence ATGCTTGATACTGTCCAGCAAGTACGTATTGAAGAAGATCTGTTAGGCCAGCGTGAAATTCCCGCTTCTGCTTATTACGGCATTCATTCTCTTCGCGCTTATGAGAACTTCAATATTTCTTCAATGCGTATTTCCGACGTGCCAGAGTTTGTTCGCGGCATGGTCTTTACCAAGAAAGCGGCTGCACGTGCCAATATGGAGCTGGGCAGCATTCCGTCGGAAGTGGGCAAGTACATCATTCAAGCCTGCGATCTGATTCTGGAGACAGGTAAATGCATGGATCAGTTCATTTCAGACGTGTATCAGGGCGGTGCCGGTACGTCGGTTAACATGAACACCAATGAAGTGATCGCCAACATTGCGCTGGAGCTGAAAGGCCATGCCAAAGGCGAGTATCACATCATTAACCCTAACGATCATGTGAACAAGAGCCAGTCGACCAACTGTGCTTACCCGACTGGTTTCCGTGTTGCTGTCTACAACAGCATTATCAAGCTGGTGGGATCGATTGAGCACCTGCAGGCGGCGTTCGATGCCAAAAGCGAAGAATTCAGTGATGTGCTGAAGATGGGCCGTACCCAGTTGCAGGACGCCGTGCCTATGACAGTCGGACAAGAATTCCACGCTTTCAGTGTCTTGCTGAAAGAAGAAATCAAAAACCTGAAATATTCCGCGGCCTTGCTGCTGGAAGTGAATCTGGGTGCCACCGCGATTGGTACCGGCCTGAATGCCCCGGCCGGTTATCAGGAACTGGCGGTCAAATATCTGGCAGAAGCAACAGGTCTGGATTGTGTACCGGCAGAAGATCTGATTGAAGCGACCTCTGACTGTGGCGCCTATGTGACCGTACACGGCGCACTGAAGCGTCTGGCGGTGAAGATGTCGAAAGTCTGTAACGATTTGCGTTTGCTGTCATCCGGTCCGCGTGCGGGTCTCAATGAAATTAACCTGCCGGAAATGCAGGCGGGCTCTTCCATCATGCCAGCCAAAGTCAACCCGGTGATCCCGGAAGTGGTGAATCAGGTGTGCTTTAAAGTGATTGGTAACGACACCACAGTGACCTTTGCGGCAGAAGCCGGACAGCTGCAGCTGAACGTGATGGAACCTGTGATTGGTCAGGCGATTTTCGAGTCGATTGAACTGCTGAGCAATGCCTGTATCAACCTGGCAGACAAATGTATCTCGGGTATCAAGGTGAACCGCCAGATCTGTGAAGATTACGTCTTCAACTCAATCGGTATCGTGACTTACCTGAACCCGTATATCGGTCATCATGAAGGCGATATCGTCGGCAAGATTTGTGCTGAAACCGGTCGTAGCGTGAAAGAAGTGGCGATGGAGCGTGGCCTGCTGAGTGAAGAAGAGCTGAACGATATTTTCTCGGCTCAGAACCTGATGCGCCCGACCTATAAAGCCAAGCTGTACAGCTAA
- a CDS encoding dicarboxylate/amino acid:cation symporter, with protein sequence MEQAHEKPTPKGLWGGLALWKKILVGMILGVIAGSLLGPDAEILKPIGTLFINAIKMLIVPLVFCSLVVGVTSMQDTRKMGRIGAKAIVIYLSTTAVAISIGLGLSTILAPGAGLEMTATAAASEAKEAPTLVQTLLSLIPNNPISALATGNILQIIVFALGLGVALNLCGEKGKPAVQVFESLAEAMYKLTELVMKLAPYGIFGLMAWVAGKYGLEILLPLFKVIAVAYIGSLLHVLLFYPAVIKVFGRLNPMPYIKGIATPAAVAFTTTSSSGTLPASIKCAREELGVSKGVSSFVLPLGATINMDGTALYQGVAALFVAQAFGINLEFADYVAIVMTATLASIGTAGVPGAGLIMLSLVLTTVGLPMEGLAIVAGIDRILDMARTTVNVCGDLMVAVLVGRSEDELDTEVYHRSTEKTTLTASEDIA encoded by the coding sequence ATGGAACAAGCTCACGAGAAGCCAACTCCGAAAGGACTGTGGGGCGGACTCGCCTTATGGAAGAAAATTCTGGTCGGTATGATCCTTGGGGTCATTGCGGGCAGCCTGCTCGGCCCTGATGCCGAAATTCTCAAACCTATCGGCACCTTGTTTATCAATGCCATTAAAATGCTGATCGTGCCTCTGGTGTTCTGCTCTCTGGTGGTCGGTGTCACCTCGATGCAAGATACCCGCAAGATGGGACGCATTGGTGCCAAAGCCATTGTGATTTACCTCTCGACCACAGCCGTGGCCATCAGTATCGGTTTGGGTCTGTCCACGATTCTGGCACCGGGTGCCGGCCTGGAGATGACGGCAACCGCGGCGGCGAGCGAAGCGAAAGAAGCGCCGACTCTGGTTCAGACACTGCTCAGTCTCATTCCGAACAACCCTATCAGTGCACTGGCAACCGGGAACATTCTGCAAATCATCGTTTTTGCCCTGGGTCTGGGTGTGGCACTGAACCTGTGTGGTGAGAAAGGCAAACCGGCAGTTCAGGTGTTCGAAAGTCTGGCTGAAGCCATGTACAAACTGACTGAACTGGTGATGAAGCTGGCGCCTTACGGGATCTTCGGTCTGATGGCCTGGGTGGCCGGTAAATATGGTCTGGAGATCCTGCTGCCGCTGTTCAAAGTGATTGCCGTGGCGTACATCGGCAGCCTGCTGCATGTGCTGCTGTTCTATCCGGCAGTGATCAAAGTCTTTGGTCGTCTGAATCCGATGCCTTATATCAAAGGAATTGCGACGCCGGCTGCTGTGGCCTTTACCACCACCAGCAGCTCAGGCACTTTGCCTGCCAGTATTAAATGTGCCCGTGAAGAGCTGGGTGTGTCGAAAGGCGTGTCCAGTTTTGTTCTGCCGCTGGGCGCGACCATTAACATGGACGGTACGGCACTGTATCAGGGTGTGGCGGCACTGTTCGTGGCGCAGGCCTTTGGCATTAACCTGGAATTTGCCGACTATGTGGCTATCGTGATGACAGCTACGCTGGCTTCGATTGGTACCGCTGGCGTACCGGGTGCTGGCCTGATCATGCTGTCGCTGGTCCTGACCACAGTTGGTCTGCCGATGGAAGGTCTGGCGATTGTTGCCGGCATTGACCGTATTCTGGATATGGCGCGTACCACGGTGAATGTTTGTGGCGACCTGATGGTTGCTGTGCTGGTGGGCCGCAGTGAAGACGAGCTGGACACTGAGGTGTATCACCGCAGCACAGAGAAAACGACCCTGACGGCGAGTGAAGATATCGCTTAA
- a CDS encoding LysR substrate-binding domain-containing protein yields MKNIETKWLQDFLTLAELRNFSHAAAVRNVTQPAFSRRIKSLEAELGLNLIDRSKTPIELTLKGKQFKTTALSILQQLDDEVNRLAGSSFLGRHTVRISSSHSMAISVLPKLHACLFNPTLNTQLSVVANEVDDAVKQLIDGKCDFLFSFYEDSLQVAPYRSVYLGRSYLYCVSAVDEHGKPLFDPADNDTVPSLDYTPESYMGRALQRANRRLTQNTVCTSSMTDFIKALVMQGKGISWLPDYAIKDELAAGRLQILTAREPVPLDLYIYRYHSRLHPTCEAIWSALSKISPIDGLMSRD; encoded by the coding sequence ATGAAAAATATCGAAACGAAATGGTTACAGGATTTTCTGACCCTGGCCGAGCTGCGTAACTTTTCCCATGCTGCCGCTGTGCGTAATGTCACGCAGCCAGCTTTCAGCCGCCGGATCAAATCCCTTGAGGCCGAGCTGGGGCTGAATTTAATCGACCGCAGTAAAACCCCCATCGAGCTGACCCTGAAAGGCAAGCAGTTTAAAACGACTGCATTGTCGATTCTTCAACAGCTGGATGACGAAGTGAACCGTCTGGCTGGCAGCTCATTTCTGGGGCGTCATACCGTACGGATCAGCTCTTCGCATTCCATGGCGATCAGTGTGCTGCCGAAACTGCATGCCTGTTTGTTTAACCCGACCTTGAACACCCAGCTTTCTGTGGTGGCCAATGAAGTGGATGATGCGGTCAAACAGTTGATCGACGGGAAATGTGATTTTCTGTTTTCTTTTTATGAGGACAGCCTGCAGGTGGCACCTTACCGCTCTGTCTATCTGGGGCGTTCTTATCTGTACTGTGTGTCGGCGGTGGATGAGCACGGTAAACCGCTCTTTGATCCCGCAGACAATGACACCGTGCCCTCGCTGGACTATACCCCGGAAAGTTACATGGGCCGGGCGCTGCAACGGGCCAACCGGCGATTAACGCAAAATACTGTCTGTACCTCATCAATGACAGACTTTATCAAAGCCCTGGTGATGCAAGGCAAAGGGATCAGCTGGTTACCGGATTATGCCATCAAAGATGAACTGGCCGCCGGACGTTTGCAGATCCTCACCGCACGGGAACCCGTGCCGCTGGATCTGTACATTTACCGTTATCACTCCCGACTCCATCCCACTTGCGAAGCCATCTGGAGCGCACTGAGCAAAATCAGCCCGATTGATGGCCTGATGAGCAGAGACTGA
- a CDS encoding sigma-54 dependent transcriptional regulator: MKTNRYPAFGVLLVDDEPAFLRSLSIVLERRGGINHIIQCQDSRDAMTLIEQENIGLVLLDLTMPHLSGEALLQQIKTEFPEVGVIIISGLNQVETAVNCIRLGAYDYFVKTTEENRLIEGVKRAILLQEMREEHNALRRRFLTDTLERPEAFGDIITRDKGMRSVFQYLESVAPSSQPVMVCGESGVGKELIARALHTLSERAGPLISVNVAGLDDNVFADTLFGHHRGAFTGADKPRAGLIEQAAGGTLFLDEIGDLSQASQVKLLRLIQEGEYYPLGSDRPKRLNARIVVATHQNLVQKQQSGEFRKDLYYRLKTHQVDIPPLRQRRQDIPLLLEHFLQEAADELGKTKPTIPKELPVLLANYAFPGNIRELRALAYDAMSQHRSRMLSMAVFRRVLDQDNDVSEMSAGSPLTMFDPEQSLPTLQEMGDLLIQEAMRRAEGNQSLAAKFLGISQPALSKRLKKSQPE, translated from the coding sequence ATGAAGACAAATCGCTACCCTGCATTTGGTGTCTTGCTGGTGGATGATGAACCGGCCTTTCTGCGTAGCCTGAGTATCGTGCTGGAGCGGCGGGGCGGCATCAACCATATCATCCAGTGTCAGGACAGCCGCGATGCCATGACTCTGATAGAGCAGGAGAATATCGGCCTGGTGCTGCTGGATCTCACCATGCCGCACCTGTCCGGCGAAGCCTTGTTGCAGCAGATCAAGACTGAATTTCCTGAAGTCGGCGTCATTATTATCAGCGGGCTGAATCAGGTGGAAACCGCCGTCAACTGTATCCGCCTTGGCGCGTACGATTACTTCGTGAAAACCACAGAGGAAAACCGGCTGATCGAAGGTGTGAAACGGGCCATTTTGCTGCAGGAAATGCGCGAGGAACACAATGCACTGCGGCGCCGGTTCCTGACCGACACCCTGGAGCGGCCGGAGGCTTTTGGCGACATCATTACCCGGGATAAAGGCATGCGCTCTGTGTTCCAGTATCTCGAATCGGTGGCGCCAAGCAGCCAGCCTGTGATGGTGTGCGGTGAGAGCGGGGTCGGTAAAGAGCTGATCGCCCGCGCGCTGCATACCCTGAGTGAGCGTGCCGGACCGCTGATCAGCGTGAATGTTGCCGGGCTGGACGACAATGTGTTTGCCGACACTTTGTTTGGCCACCACCGCGGCGCGTTTACCGGCGCCGACAAACCCCGCGCGGGTCTGATCGAGCAAGCGGCCGGCGGTACCCTGTTTCTCGATGAAATCGGTGATTTGAGCCAGGCCTCACAGGTCAAGCTGCTGCGCCTGATTCAGGAAGGGGAATACTATCCCCTCGGTAGTGACAGGCCGAAACGTCTGAACGCGCGGATTGTGGTGGCCACGCATCAGAATCTGGTGCAAAAGCAGCAAAGCGGTGAGTTCCGCAAAGACCTGTATTACCGGTTGAAAACCCATCAGGTGGACATTCCGCCTCTGCGTCAGCGCCGTCAGGATATTCCTTTGCTGCTGGAGCACTTTTTACAGGAAGCGGCCGATGAGCTGGGTAAAACCAAGCCGACCATCCCGAAAGAGCTGCCGGTGCTGCTGGCGAACTATGCCTTTCCCGGCAATATCCGTGAGCTGAGGGCACTGGCGTATGATGCCATGAGTCAGCACCGCTCGCGGATGTTATCCATGGCGGTGTTTCGCCGGGTGCTGGATCAGGACAATGACGTCAGTGAGATGAGCGCAGGAAGTCCCCTGACGATGTTCGACCCGGAGCAGTCCCTGCCGACCCTGCAGGAAATGGGCGACTTACTGATCCAGGAAGCCATGCGCCGGGCGGAGGGCAATCAGTCGCTGGCGGCCAAGTTTCTCGGCATCTCGCAGCCCGCACTCAGCAAGCGACTGAAAAAATCTCAGCCGGAATAA